ACATGAACAAAGGTCCTCCTGATGAATGTCTTCCAACAACTTCTCAGAGACGACGGCCTGAAGAACTTTGGGAGCCCAGTGCACACGGGGCGTGTCGGGAGCTGGATACGAATGCCTCCGTGCTTAGCTGCAGAGCCTCCAGTGTGCCATGcagcattttttaagaaaatgaagaattggTCAAGAAAGCTTGCATTCAAGCAAACCATGAAAATCGATATTTTATGTAGCATTCCTCCCACATTTGAATACTTTTCATTGTTGAGCAATAAACTCTGTTCTCTCTAAAGAGCATAAAATGAAGTACACACTtgatgtgtggtgtgtgtgtccaTGGTGACACGAGGCCCACAAGCACAGCAGGCAACACAGCCACCAGCTCCCATCTGGatgctctcctttctctttcttttcttttcttctcattcttgcCATGAGAACGCTTCGGATCCACTCTCTTGGAAAAGTTCACGTGCGCAACTTCTCACCCTTCTTGCATGAAGGTGTCATACTCAGCCTTGCTTCCCTGATGGTGAAAATTGGGTCGTAGTTGTTTCAGGCTTCATATCCCCACCTACTATCCAGGACAAGAGACACCATCTCTTTCCCTGCCGTTGACCACAAGAGTCATAATGcctgtgacctgagccacctgGAGCAGGCATCTAGCCCTGAACCATCACTCTGACCAAGGGCAAGTAGCTTCTGTCTTGGCCTGAACTTGATGTAACCTGCCCATCCGTCATCCTGTCACATTGTCAAGGATACTTTCTCCTGACAGACTCAAGGTGATCGGAGCCCAGGGCTACACCTGAGGATGGAGTCAACCAACCAAACACCGCATGGTGGCCATGCGAGGGTGACAAGGTGGACTGGACCCTAGAGAACCAGTCAACAAGTCTAATTTAGGAGAGAAGTTTGGGGAAGTCCCATAATTTGCTCTCCCTTTCCCAATAATTTTCACCTTTGCCACCTCTCCCATCCTCTACGTTATTTTCCGTGAATGTCCACATGTGCAAATGTCTCAACTACTACAAACATGTCAcgaggcaaaagaaaaagaaaaacctatgaTATTGACAAAACTTCAACACAGATTTTATTGAGGGCATATTCCATGCAGGGGAGATTCCTTGCCAAggatacaaatattaaaaagacatggACCTCATCTCTAAAGTCctaagaataagaaaggaaaggaccCTAACTGTTGGTAACAAGGGCTGGGAGTCAGGAATAGATTTGCAAGTGCAGGAAAACGTGGGGCTAATTCCCGCCAAGCAAAAATTTCTTGACTTGTGAAGGAGGGACGGCTCACTGCAGGAAGTGGCTCATGGAGGTTTCTGGGACTTCATTTTACTCTAAGATACTTTTGATATTTAAGCCCCAGAATCAGGTCAGAACAACAAATTCTGCTAAATTACACTTTCCTTGTCTTGACAACTGATCactgagcagaaagaaaagacaaaagctgCACACAGAGACTTGCAAGTCCATCATCTGAGCTGGGTTCAGGGACGTCCTGGTCCTGGGCTGGCTGGGAGGCCAGTGCACTGAGGTCTCCAGTGTGATTTCCTGGGAGGAACAGATTGGAAATGCTCTGCAGCAGGTGGAGGTGAGGACTCCAGGGGAAACGGTGTGGTGAGGAGGAGGGCTGAGGACAGACAGAAAGGTGGGGACATAGTTGGGAAAGAGCAGGAAGGTGGTTCCAGACTTACCAGCGCTTCCAGAGCCAGAACGCAAGGCCTGCCAGAAGCACCAGGGGCACGACCCCCGCCAGGAAGACCAAGCCCACGGGGCGGTGCTGCTCTGTGGGTTTGGTGCACAGAGGGTGTCATTTCCCATCCACCCCGGGTTGACCTGCACCTTCCTGGTCCCTTTTGCTCCCATCACCCTCTGTCTCACCAAccacccttcctctttctcttttcacatCCCTGTTCAGTGATGGACTTCACCCAACCCTTTACTTCCTCCCACATCCATAGGACCCTCACCCTCAGCTCTCCATTTCTTGGGTTCTTACATTTCTGTCCTTTATGGTCTGGAGTCCCTAGAATCCTAAATGTTTCATCTCACTCTCCTGCTCTGCTTCAGGACCACCCACCCCTTTTCCCAGCTGGACCCCTACCCTTTCTCACCCCAGTAGAGGACCATGTCCTGGCCTCCTAGACTGCTGTGTCTCACTCGGCAAGACAGGCCAGCTGCCTCTCTGGCTTCCACATCCAAGGACGTCTGAAGATACCATGTCCCATCAGCATGGGGCAAGATGTCACCTCGCCGGGTTCCCTGGTGCTCCTCCTCACCCCGCATCCACGTCACCCATACTGGCTTTGGGTAGAAACCAGAGACGTGGCACACAAGGAGCAGACGACCAGGACTGGGACTGGGGCCAGTGGACAGCCAGGCTTCTGGCCTCACTGCAGAGACAGGACAGGAATTCTCAGACTGAGAAGGTAGATTTTCACATCACTTTAGATACACACATCTTTCCACCTCTAGAAACctatcaccatcatcacctcTCTCCCTTGCCCCCTTCTCCCCTGAATTTGAGGAAATGGTGCAAATTTATGAGTGCAGAGTGAGAATTCTTGGAAAGAGGAGGCAGGACTGACCTTGTCGctgaatttcttcctttcctgcatCAAGAAGACCCAAGAGGTAACGGGGGCAGGCGTCATTAATACTTGCTTGTATTCGTAAGTTGACCACATGGTACTGATTGAATAGTTTGGAGACCTGCTgagccctccttcctccctttggaGATGGCCACCACGACGTGTTCTGGAAGCTCACGAGATCTGATCCTTCATATGCAATCTGCATGAACCCTACTGATGGCTCCCCAGCATGTAGCCCACAGCCTTTTGCCACCTGTACCTGAAAGGGATCTGAAAAGGGAGGCTCTGGGTTAcaagaagggggagggaaagagatgaaATGAAGTGAGTAGAAGCCAACGATGGGTGAATCAGAGGGAGAAGTTGAGCGTATTGGAGGGAATGGAACAAAGTTTGGTTTGAGTGGAAGTTCAGACAGATGGGAAGTGGTGGTCACCGGAGACAGAGGTAGAGGTAAATTACTGGAGATAGAACAAATGTTTTAGGGGAAACAGGAAGGATGTGggcagagaacaggggagagCTCCGTGGGAGAGCTGGGATAAAATCATCTAGGGTGAAGGGAGAGCACTGGGTATAGGGAGCACGTAGACAAAGTTTGCTGACGGGATTGAATGGGGAGAAAAGCACATTTCAAGGATCTGTCACACAGTGAAGGAGAGGGATGTGCCTGGCTAGAGGCCAGGGAATGGGGTAATCACAGGAGAAGCTAGTGGAGAAACTCGAGCACAGCCTGAGGTCAATGAGACGAGGGGAAGTAGCAGAGAACATGCAGCTCTTCAAGATCAGTCCTAGTTTCTGCCCCCTGAACACACGGTTTGATTCCATTTTATGATGGGAATATGAGGTTCAGAAGCCAGTGGAGGCTCTTTcctggaggaaaaagaaactcAAGACACATACACCGGCCACCTCTATCCCACCTGCCCTGAGGGAACTGAACTCACATTCAAGCTGCCATTCACTGACATGGTCCTGAAAGATCAGAGGAAATCTGATGGAGAATGTATAAAATGACTTTTCTTGTTCAATTAGCTCCTCATTGCTGAAGTTGCTCCTGGACCAGGGCCGCAGAAAACTGAAAGCGCCCGTCTTGCTGTCCCAGCCATGAGTCTGCAGTTCATCCAGCCAAACTGAGCCCAGATTTTGTGTCCAGGAATGGTTGTAAAAGGATGTTGTCAAGATGGTTCGAAAGGAGACTGGCTCCTGGAAATCTGTGCCACAGGAACAGATAGACTGAGGAAGAGAATGGCAttgggaaggacagagaatgcAGAATTGAGGTGCCAGGGAGGCCACCAAAATCTGGAGGACAGGGAGCCATAGTTCTCTCTGGAGACATGTGCTGCCCAGGAGTCCTGAGCTTCATACCCTTCATTTAGAAGGGCAGAGGGACCTGGGGTCAGAGACGCTCAGGAAGGAACCAGGCTGACATCCCTCACTCCCCAGGTGTGTGGCGGGGAACCTACACCACAAGTGCACACACAGGTATGTGCACAAACGCActgacacactcacacactcagatttatacatgtatgcacacacatagatAAATATGCAAACAGACATACATACATGCGGACACAGAGACTCACACACAGGGACCTATacgcacacacttacacacacatgcagacacacaagcacacacatgcacacatgtgtacacacttGCACAGGACGCACAGActtgcacacgtgtgcacgtaTGACACAcatgcgcacgcgcacacacacacacacacacagacacacactcccACCGGGAGTCCTCACCGTCGTCAGTGTCACCACCTGGGACAAGAACCGCGAGCAAGACCAGTTGCAACAACAGCATCTTATGTGCagatgtgctttctttctctctgaaagtgGGTCTTTGGCGTCTGTTCTCACAAACCTCCCCACACGCAGCCCCTCTCTTCTGACTTCCTTCTCAACACACACGCCTGCCCTGTGTCTCCGCGACAATGCAGATGGACTCCGCCCTCAACCCTGGACACCTACTCAGACTCTCACTTCCCCTCCGGGTCTGACCCTCCTCTTGGCTTCCAGCTTCTCCCTGTCACCAGCCTCCATCCTGCTCCCTGAGGCCCTAATTCAAGTGCTGGGGAGCAAGTCTTGCATGGCATGGAAAAGGGACCCTACCTCTCGTGCCTTTTCTCCTCATCCAGACAGTAACCCATGAAGACACATggctccccagcacccagccctgGAGCCTGCAGTCACCCTGTCCCTCGTGCCCTTGGGTCACTCCCCATGGACTTCCTTCCCTgtgtcacccccaccccagcccattCACATCTCTGACTTCTCACTGCCTGTGTTCAAATACAAAATCAAGCAGATTGATTTGAAGGTCACCTTCCCTTAATTGGGAAGATAGGGGTCTAATCATGCAGATGACCTCCCCTCCTTgtgggatggagagggagagggtccaTGTGACAGAGGACCTTATTGGCACTAACCAGAGGATTCCTCACTGATAGGGGAAGACTTACATTTCTGGGCAAGTTTGGAACTGCACTTAGGTTAGCTGTTCAACAAGGTTTGGGGAGTTGGCCTGGCCCAAGCCGCCATTTTGTGCCCATGGTTTCCTTTTTAACTCTTGCTCTATTTGCGTTTCCAGATTCCCCCACCATTGCCTGTGGAACAGTGTCAGCACCCATCAATACGCCATTATTCTGAGGGAGGAACCAGTCGCCACCACAGAGACTGTAGGACATTGAAACATCTAAAGAATTCCCTGTCTGTGTGATTTGCATTAATATACTCACgcgccaggggcgcctgggggactcagtcagttaagcgtctgactttggctcaggtcatgatctcaaggtctgtgagttcgagccctgtgtccaggtctgtgctgacagctcggagcctggcacctgcttcagattctgtgtctccctctctctctgcccctcccctgctcgctctctctctctctctctctctctctctcaaaataatattttttttaattttaaataacaaaattaaaaaatgtattcactcaCCTGCCACTTAGCACCAGCCTGGATCCAAGAACCTTGCTGCACTCATGAAAATACAGTGTTCACAATGCAATCATTTTATTCCTGGAGCTTTTAGTCTACGCTGGAGGAAAAAACACATAAACCGAGAACTATACATTTTGGTGCGCTGAGttggtgttttctttccctttggttggtttttcaaaattccattgaacgtacagtgttatattagttccaggtgtacaatatagcgattgaAAAATTCTATGCATTACATAGTGCTCATCAATATAAGGATAATCctactcctcttcacccatttcccctgtcccccacccacctcccttctggtaaccagcagtgtgttctctattattaaaagtctgaggggcacctgggtggctcagttggttaaaagtcttcgacttgggctcaggtcatgatctcggaagttcatgagttcgagccctgtgtcaggctctgtgctgacagctcagagcttagagcctgcttcagattctgtgtcttcctctctctctgcccctcccctgcttgcactttgtctctctcaaaaataaaataaacattaaaaaagtctgtcttttcattattccctttcttgtttcatttgttttgtttcttaaattccaccaatgtgtgaaatcataggatatttgtctttctctgccttatttcacttaccatcatattctctagctccatccatgttgtggcaaatggtgagatttctgTCCTTTTTGTGGCTTAGTAATACTtccttgtgtatatatatatttccttgtacatatatatatacaccacatcttcttttattcatctatccatggcCCCTtgtgctgcttccatatcttggctagtataaataatgctgcagtaaacttCAGGCTGGATGCATCTGTTCATTATAGTGTTTCACATTTTTGAGTAAATtttcagtagtagaattgctggatcatatgctaattctgtttttagctttggaagaacctctatactgtttccaTAGTGGTCCCATcaatttgcactcccaccaagagtgtaccagggttcctttttctccacaatctcgccaacacttgttatttcttatgttttttttttaattttagccattccaacagatgtgaggtgatatctccttacggttttgatttgtatttccctgatgatgagtgatagtGACCaactcttcatgtgtctgttgactatctggatgtcttctttggagaaatatctgttcatatcttctgcccatttttaaaaattttttttaacgtttatttatttttgagacagagagagacagagcatgaacaggggaagggcagagagagagggagacacagaatcggaagcaggctccaggctctgagccatcagcccagagcctgacgtggggctcaaactcacggaccgtgagatcatgacctgagctgaagtcggacgcttaaccaactgagccacccaggcgcccctcttctgcccattttttaattggattatttgctttttgggctgttgagttgtacaagttctttatgtattttggatactaaccctagATCACACATATCACTAGCAAATATCTTACTCACATTCAATGGATTTTCTGTTAGTTTTGTGAATAGATTTTTTTACCtgtgcaggtttttttttatattgatgtaaccccaatagtttgtttttgcttttgtttcctcaggagacatatctagaaaaatattgctgtgtttctctgcctggcttatttcacttaccataataccctccacttccatccatgttgctgcaaatggccagagttcattctttctcattgccaagtattaccccattgtatatataaaccacatcttctttatccattcatcagttgatgagcatttaggctctttccataatttggttattgttgaaagcactgctataaacatggaagtacatgtgcccctatgcatcagcacttctctgtcccttggataaattcctagtagtgctattgctgggtcacagggtaatcctaggttttaatttttttagtaacctccacactgttttccagagcagctgcaccagtttgcattcccaccaacattgcaagagggttcccatttctccacatcctggccagcatctgtagtttcccaagttgttcattttagccactctgtgtgaggtggtatctcaatgtggttttgatttgtatttccctgatgataagtgatgttgagcattttttcacgtgtttgttggccatgtggatgtattctttggaaaagtgtctattcatgccttctgcctattttttcactggattatttgttttatgggtgttgagtttagtaagttctttatagattttggatactaaccctttatcagacatgtcatttgcaaatatcttttcccatcctgtTAGTTGCCtattggttttgttgattgttttctttgcagtgcagaaactttttatcttgatgaggtcccaatagttcacttttgcttttaattcccttgcctttggagatgtgtcgagcaagagattgctgcagctgaggtcaaagaggttgttgccagctttctcctctagggttctgattctttcctgtctcacatttaggtctttcatccattttgagtttggttttgtgtatgctgtaagaaaggtgtccagtttcattcttatgcatgttgctgtccagttctcccagcaccatttgataaagagactgtctttttttccattggatactcttcctgctttgtcaaagactagttggccatacatgtgtgtgtccaattcttggttctctattctattccattggtctatgtgtctgtttttgtgtcaataccatactgtcttgatgcttacagctttgtagtagaggctgaagtctgggactgtgatgcctcccgctttggttttctttttcaatattacttgggctattcagggtctttttgtggttccatgcaaattttaggattctttgttctagctttgagaaggatgccagtgcaattttgattggtattgcattgaatgtgtagattgctctgggtagtattgacattttaacaatatttattcttccaatccatgagcatggaatgtttttctatttctttgtgtcttattcaattttcttcataagttttctatagttttcagcatatatatcttttacatttttggttaggtttattcctaggtattttatggtttttggtgcaattatgaatgggatcagtttctttatttctctttctgttgcttcattattggtgtataaaaatgccacCAATTTCTGTTGCCCCCTTAATGTCCTGCTCTCACAATATAGTCACATCCCTTTTTAGGCTAATCTGTGTCTTTCTCATCATAACCTTCTTTTGGTTTCCTCCCTCTGGGACCATGCAACATAAGGATGGTTTTCCTGGAAAGAAATCTGTTCATGGCTT
Above is a window of Neofelis nebulosa isolate mNeoNeb1 chromosome 15, mNeoNeb1.pri, whole genome shotgun sequence DNA encoding:
- the LOC131496393 gene encoding T-cell surface glycoprotein CD1a-like; amino-acid sequence: MLLLQLVLLAVLVPGGDTDDDFQEPVSFRTILTTSFYNHSWTQNLGSVWLDELQTHGWDSKTGAFSFLRPWSRSNFSNEELIEQEKSFYTFSIRFPLIFQDHVSEWQLEYPFQVQVAKGCGLHAGEPSVGFMQIAYEGSDLVSFQNTSWWPSPKGGRRAQQVSKLFNQYHVVNLRIQASINDACPRYLLGLLDAGKEEIQRQVRPEAWLSTGPSPSPGRLLLVCHVSGFYPKPVWVTWMRGEEEHQGTRRGDILPHADGTWYLQTSLDVEAREAAGLSCRVRHSSLGGQDMVLYWEQHRPVGLVFLAGVVPLVLLAGLAFWLWKRWKSHWRPQCTGLPASPGPGRP